A portion of the Novosphingobium sp. KA1 genome contains these proteins:
- a CDS encoding DUF808 domain-containing protein — MPSGLVALLDDVAVIARAAAASLDDVGMGVAKAGSKAAGVVIDDAAVTPGYVTDFTPERELPIIWKITKGSLFNKLVILLPIALVLSAFLPWLITPILMLGGSYLAFEGAEKVIEKFGGAHHGETLEDPVSDVAVFEQARVSGAIRTDLILSAEIMAIALSQVADSGLLTRAVALALVGILITVGVYGAVALIVKMDDIGLHLAKKEGRGTQAFGRMLVNGMPKVLTVLASVGTLAMLWVGGGIILHGLEELGVPAPAHLAHGFEHWLAALTGPLGSVVGWIGYALASAVVGLVLGTVIAVLVHAIGKLRGAPSH; from the coding sequence ATGCCTTCCGGCCTCGTCGCCCTGCTTGATGACGTTGCGGTGATCGCGCGTGCCGCAGCCGCTTCGCTCGATGATGTCGGCATGGGGGTCGCCAAGGCCGGTAGCAAGGCTGCCGGCGTGGTGATCGACGATGCCGCGGTGACGCCCGGCTATGTCACCGACTTTACGCCTGAGCGCGAACTGCCGATCATCTGGAAGATCACCAAGGGCAGCCTGTTCAACAAGCTGGTCATCCTGCTGCCGATCGCGCTGGTGCTGAGCGCGTTCCTGCCCTGGCTGATCACGCCGATCCTGATGCTGGGCGGCAGCTACCTGGCCTTTGAGGGCGCCGAGAAGGTGATCGAGAAGTTCGGGGGCGCCCACCACGGCGAAACGCTGGAAGACCCGGTGAGCGACGTGGCTGTCTTCGAGCAGGCCCGCGTTTCCGGCGCGATCCGTACCGACCTGATCCTCTCGGCCGAGATCATGGCTATCGCCCTCTCGCAAGTCGCCGACAGCGGTTTGCTCACCCGAGCGGTGGCGCTGGCGCTGGTCGGTATCCTGATAACCGTCGGCGTCTACGGTGCGGTGGCCCTGATCGTGAAGATGGATGACATCGGCCTGCACCTCGCGAAGAAGGAGGGCAGGGGCACGCAGGCCTTTGGGCGCATGCTGGTTAACGGCATGCCCAAGGTGCTGACGGTGCTGGCCTCGGTGGGGACGCTGGCGATGCTGTGGGTTGGCGGCGGCATCATCCTGCACGGTTTGGAAGAACTCGGCGTTCCCGCCCCGGCGCATCTGGCGCATGGTTTCGAGCATTGGCTTGCCGCACTGACCGGACCGCTGGGAAGCGTTGTGGGATGGATCGGCTACGCGCTGGCTTCGGCCGTTGTGGGCCTGGTGCTGGGCACGGTGATCGCGGTGCTGGTGCACGCCATAGGCAAGCTGCGCGGAGCGCCTTCGCACTGA
- a CDS encoding flagellin gives MAVINTNISAIRASNASIAANKTLGIAMERLSTGKRINSAKDDAAGLAISTSMSSQIRGMSQGIRNANDGISLAQTADGALDEVSNMLQRVRELAIQSASGTYQNADRDAMQQEVTALTDQIDAILTNTTFNGNALFSTTSGSDVSFDIQTGANSGEKVTLTSIAIDGTNIDATALDVSTSTAASTTLDNVDDALVEVNACRASLGAGQNRLESAVNNLTSNVTNLSDARSRIEDADYSYETTQMAKAQILSQASTAMIAQANQAQQNVLTLLR, from the coding sequence ATGGCTGTCATCAACACCAACATCAGCGCCATCCGCGCCTCGAACGCCTCCATTGCCGCCAACAAGACGCTTGGCATTGCCATGGAACGCCTTTCCACCGGCAAGCGCATCAACTCCGCCAAGGACGATGCGGCAGGTCTCGCCATCTCCACCTCGATGAGCTCGCAGATCCGCGGCATGAGCCAGGGCATCCGCAACGCCAACGACGGCATTTCGCTCGCCCAGACCGCCGATGGCGCTCTCGACGAAGTCTCCAACATGCTGCAGCGGGTTCGCGAACTGGCGATCCAGTCGGCTTCCGGCACCTATCAGAACGCCGACCGCGATGCGATGCAGCAGGAAGTCACCGCGCTGACCGACCAGATCGACGCCATACTCACCAACACCACCTTCAACGGCAACGCACTGTTCTCGACCACGTCGGGATCGGACGTCAGCTTCGACATCCAGACCGGTGCGAACTCCGGTGAAAAGGTCACGCTGACCTCGATCGCCATTGACGGCACCAACATCGATGCCACCGCGCTCGACGTATCGACCAGCACCGCCGCCTCGACTACGCTCGACAACGTCGACGACGCCCTGGTCGAAGTGAATGCCTGCCGCGCCTCGCTCGGCGCAGGACAGAACCGGCTGGAATCGGCGGTGAACAACCTTACCAGCAACGTCACCAACCTGTCCGACGCCCGCTCGCGGATCGAAGACGCCGACTACTCGTACGAAACGACGCAAATGGCGAAGGCACAGATCCTTTCGCAAGCGTCGACGGCGATGATCGCCCAAGCCAATCAGGCCCAGCAGAATGTCCTGACCCTGCTGCGCTGA